Genomic DNA from Ctenopharyngodon idella isolate HZGC_01 chromosome 1, HZGC01, whole genome shotgun sequence:
gtcagcGTTAACCGAATTGAATAAACATCACTTTTGCACctgcaattaatgttgaaaaaatgttgaaatttcaaaaaaaaaaaaaaaaatcagtggcAATGGCATTGTCAGTGTTCATCAATGTTACAATGTGATGCATCATGCTTGCACTctcaaaaaatgaaacacaagtacaactgacttaaagccacacagcctgaaatcaactgaagataaaagacattaaatctctcaagatctcaacAGAGGATGATTGAACAACTCCAAAGAAAGCATTaacagcttcacttattactaaccagtttgactttatttctgccATTCATCTACATAAATTacttttgagaattaacagagatttagatgttgatgttttattgaaaatgtttcacCATTATGacaatcagtgtttcatttagtcaGGTAGTTTGACTCCTGGCTTTTTATGTGAGTTTGTGTtctttgtaacagtgtttatACTGCCCtactaaaggaaacactgatcaccacaGTGGTGAGCAAATTgtgacattttcaataaaacatcaataaacctctgttaattctcaaaaagaacatCTGCTGAGATCTTTTTTATTTGcagttgatttcaggctgtgtggctttaagtcagttgtagttgttgtttctttttctgagagtgtaagcatgatgttgaaccaacatcacattgtaacatTGATTCCATtgccattaccattgatttcttttgtttgttttgttgatttttttaacattaattgtgggtgcaaaagtgatattGATTCAATGCAGTTAACATTGACACATTAACAATGATTTAACATTAGTTCGATGGTTGCTTGCTATctgatgtgtgtccacagtgtgtgtaaacaaccagcctataatggtaaaaatccatccactcctttttttataaTCTCCATAAATCAAAAATAGTCTCTCCAAACGCATAGTTCCAGATTTCCCCCTACTCTTATGTAAGAGGAGGGAAACCATGCCCATGACTGGTGACGATCTGCCCTGTTAGCATAGATACCACACTAAGTGAGCCGCAGTAGTCCACCATTTCTGTTTCCTTGCTGTAGCAGCTGGTAATGTTTAATgtctgcaccaaaaaaaaaaaacattacaatgctggatttgcacaaaagattagcATGACGAGTTGAATCAAATTGATTCCACAACAGCTACATAAATGTTTCCAcgaaccattcagaaatgtccggttgcattctaaaagttgtaacttcttcttgagtctctccatcagtgtccgactctggttcAAACATGTACAAcctgaattccagaaatgttgggacgttttttttaaatttgaataaaatgaaaactaaaagactttaatatcacatgagccaatattttattcacaatagaacatagatagcataacaaatgtttaaacagagaaattttacacttttatccactaaatgagctcatttctaatttgatgcctgctacaggtctcaaaaaagctggcacaggggcaacaaatagctgaaaaagcaagaaattttgagcagattcagctgggagaacatttAGCAACtgattaagttaattgatatcaagTCTATAACATCATTAGCCaaaaaagggatgtcttagagaggcagagtctctcagaagtaaaaagattgtggaatactttaaaaacaatgttcctcaacgtcaaattgcaaaggctttgcaaaccttatcatctacagtgcataacatcatcaaaagattcagagaaactggagaaatctctgtgcataagggacaaggccgaagaactttattggatgcccgtggtctttgggccctcagacgacactcaTCACtcacctcgatgcccagacgtcttcaaactgttttgaaaaggagatgctacaccatggtaaacatgcccccgtcccaactattctgagacctgtagcaggcatcaaatttgaaatgagctcattttgtgcataaaattgtatgaTTTcaaagtttaaacatttgttatgttatctatgttctattgtgaataaaatattggctcgtgTGATtagaaagtcttttagttttcattttattcaaattttaaaaaacgtcccaacatttccagaattcggtttgtaaaaggctgaacaccgctactgacaatttctgacattttggctgtgtgagattctccagttttgttgttgtattcaaagcgtgagctgttaaattcccgccctcttctggaaagggaacagcagctcatttacatttaaagggacacgcaagaacgtgtttttgctcacacccaaatagaagaaaatgatctgtgggtattttgagctgaaacttcagataCATTGGGGATACCAGAGTCTTATATTACACcctgtgaaaaggggcataataggtcccctttaaaaacagCTCATAACACACAGTATCTGATAATCCAAGTTTAGCTATTGCCTTTATGCAAAAGTATGtaacaagagaaaaaaaaaaaaaacaaacaaacaaaaaaaaaaaacagaagattCTGGCAAGAGAATTTGTGAATCAACAAATTCAATTTCACAATTCAAAACAATTAGTAACATCAATTacctgtaagaaaaaaaaaaaaccattattTTGTATGAGAAATGAAACAATATCAGTAGTTTGAATCttttataattacttaattttatttacaaatttgtCATCTAGCTGACTTTGAGCTTTTGAGTTTCTGACCATATAACTTCTGCATCAAGTGCTGTTTCACGTTCTTAGAAGTGGGAGGATCCGAGCACGGATCACTTTGGGTCACCACTATATTGGAAATAACGTGGCATTCCTAAATGGTCACATTAGACCGTATTAGAAGAAAAGGTACAGGCTGCTTTCACAGAAAGACATCCCTGAGGTGTCCAAAGGATCAAACTGCTTATAGAAAACTATATTATTGTAGCCCCGCACATCACAACATACTCTACTGTCCATCTTTGGAATAAGTAAACTTAGATGTGTGTAGTTCACAACAAAACGCTGGCCAAGAGGTCACAGCTGGAGACTTTCTGCTGGACTTGACCCAAAGGAAACATGGGTTCAAAATGTACATGACACAGACAAATAAACCAGTCTAGTCCAGCTATGTTTTGATTCAGATAGTCTCTCATTGGCAGtacattacaaaataacagtTCAACAATTTCAGCAGCTCGGGGGCTCGTTATCGGGATGAGCTCAAATATTCATTCTTTAAATACTATGAAACCAAAAATTCCCAATGGCAACGGCTCCAGCATTGTAGTATACACAGCTCAAGAAGCTGGCAAAACACTTGCAATAGTGTCCTTGGCACTCTGGCTCAATCTTTCTGGAAACTTGACCTCGTATTCGACAATCAAGTCCCCACGGCGATCTGGGGATTTCGGAAGAGGAAGACCCTCCCCGGTGACACGTCGTTTCATCCCGGGACGAACAATGTCTTGAGTTGTTAAGTTGACCGTGCGACCATCCAGCGTTGGAACGTTAACCGTGCAACCACAAAGTGCCTGAGAAAGTAGAGAAGAATGGGATtagaaaaatacaaagagagtaaaaaaagaatgaacaaacacttaaaataaGAAACTGTCTTACCTCTTTGAGTGTAATTTTTGCAGGATAAATGATGTCTGATCCGTCTCGTCTGTACACTGGATGTGGCTTATCCTTCACCACAAACACCACATCTGCGGGGATATTTGTTGGTGTCTCATCACCTTCCTTGGGGAAAGTAATCTTGGTTCCTTCTTTCCAGCCTTTCTTCACTTCCACTGTAAGGATCTTGTCCTCAGAGCGTGTCGTTCTTCCGTCAGGATTCAGACGCTTGCGGGAGATCTTCATCTTCTTGGTGCAGCCAGTCAACACTTCTTCTAGACTGACCCTCAGGTCGTGGGTCACTGGAGGGTCCTGTTTTTTCTCCAGTCTCCCACCGTGACCTTGTGTGTTAAAGGAGCGTGGGAAACCGCCCATGCCACCCATGCCAAAACTAGCAAATGGGTCATCAGTATCCATATTCTCATCCATGCCACCGTTACGGccaaaaatgtgttcaaaaggGCTTCGCCCTCCGAAAAACTCTGCAAACATTGCATGAGGATCACCTTGGAATGTGTAGGTGAAATTACCACCAGTTCCTCCACCGCCAGGGATGCCTCCCTTCAGTCCTGCACATGGTAAACAAAGAGGTCACATATTACAGAATTGTAAGGTgttgtatataaaattatagaaaatgtataaatactaAACCAAGGGaccaaatgtactttttactaatactgagtatttatttttttgttcattacCTTGATCACCCAACTACATTGTTCCTAACTGAAATTTACTGCAACTGAACTTTTATACATCATTAATACTattagttattatagtttaaatcagggccgtaaccaccatagacattaaAGGGGACAGGAAGTCCTGATGGGATGACAAagatttaaaagttaaatttttgTCTGGTCTGCTTCAGCAGTCTAACAGCGCTCGTCAATGCCAAAATGTTTGAGatgaccaatcaaatcaaagaaggcggggcttactgttcacagaagatgAGTGCGAATACcaatcaaagtccctttcagcGCGACGCTTTAGTTTTTGCAGTGAAAGAGTGCATGGTAGGGTGTAAGCAGATGTGAATATAGACCGCcaagaccgccttccgtattcaacgtatgaagaaagtgtaaaactcttgcagttcaaaaagcttacgctatgtcctacgccttctcTATTCAACTTATGTAAAAAGTCTAACTGACGCGtcaccagtttacactttcttcgtaacttgaatacagaaggcggtctggtggaagcttgatattttactttataacttgctcaatgtggatttttcagaaggcctttattaacccctcagagctgtgtggagtatgcgtttatgatggatggatgcactttcttcaacTCATACTCGTTCATActctgttcactgccattataaagcttggatgcgtcaggatatttattaatatttctccgattgtgttcatcagaaagaagaaagtcatatacacctaggatggcttgagggtgagtaaagcttgggctaattttcatttgaaagtgaactaatcctttaaattgatTACTTCATAATTAGGTACAATAGACCTGGaccattcttatttatttttctttactcTCTGAAATCccttttaatcatttaattccttaaaataaaaataacaatagcaTCCCCTCCCcacgtaaaaaaataaataaaaaataaataaataataaaataaaaatacaaaataaaaacattgctCAAGACATGGTTATGGTCTTGGTTTAAATTATACTTcatattttacctttttattcctaaaaaataTTCTAGATTTGTATACAAATTTCTAGAAGGGGACAACCCTAGCCCTAGGCCAGACTGACAAGAGAAGCTTGCTGAACAACACTGAACATGCACAGAACTGCTGACAGCACTCCGCCTTTTTCTACCACGTGACCATCAGAATCTTCCAGCAAGCACAACATTCCAGAACGCGCCGCTCAAACAGCCAATAAGAATGCATCATCACAAATCAGATCTATTTAACGTAATTGTACAAAGCTGaagtttattaacattttagatTCACTAGACTAGGCTGATTTTCTCGACCTAAAACGCAACAGTTATGTAGCTATACATACGTGAATGCTGTCATCATCAACTAatccagtcagtgatctcatTTAAACACTAGATAATCTCTAAACACAATTGTTTAACATTTGaaggaaattatttaaaactaaatctgCTAAAAGTGTCTCTTAATTCATTCACATCTCAGTGTCATTAAGCAGAGCAACAATTAGAGCCGTACGAAAGGTTACATCATTTTACTCACCTTCTTCGCCAAACTTGtcataaatgtctttctttttcgGGTCACTCAACACGTCGTATGCTTCCGCGATCTCCTTGAACTTTTCTTCGGCGTTGGACGACTTGTTTTTGTCCGGATGGTATTTGAGCGCTTGTTTGCGATAAGCTTTCTTGATCTCATCATCAGATGCGCCTTTCTTAATCCCCAAAACACTATAATAATCTTTCCCCATCTTCACCATTGAGCGTTTATTTTCTTTAAGTAGATATTCTCCAAAAATGAAACAGCGGTTTCAGACCAGTCCTGCTTGCGTTGCGGTGTTTTTCAGTTGAGTT
This window encodes:
- the dnajb1b gene encoding dnaJ homolog subfamily B member 1b; translation: MVKMGKDYYSVLGIKKGASDDEIKKAYRKQALKYHPDKNKSSNAEEKFKEIAEAYDVLSDPKKKDIYDKFGEEGLKGGIPGGGGTGGNFTYTFQGDPHAMFAEFFGGRSPFEHIFGRNGGMDENMDTDDPFASFGMGGMGGFPRSFNTQGHGGRLEKKQDPPVTHDLRVSLEEVLTGCTKKMKISRKRLNPDGRTTRSEDKILTVEVKKGWKEGTKITFPKEGDETPTNIPADVVFVVKDKPHPVYRRDGSDIIYPAKITLKEALCGCTVNVPTLDGRTVNLTTQDIVRPGMKRRVTGEGLPLPKSPDRRGDLIVEYEVKFPERLSQSAKDTIASVLPAS